From Salarias fasciatus chromosome 5, fSalaFa1.1, whole genome shotgun sequence, a single genomic window includes:
- the idh3b gene encoding isocitrate dehydrogenase [NAD] subunit beta, mitochondrial isoform X1, with amino-acid sequence MVVKMAAALRGSLVTLFKGLGGPRWQQLASRPLSVSAGLCSPESPPARADAIFKVTMLPGDGVGPELMTAVKDVFKAGDVPVEFEEFHLSEVQNMASEDKLEQVLTSMKTNKVAIKGKIHTPMEFKGELASYEMRLRRKLDLFANVVHVNSLPGYNTRHNNLDLVIIREQTEGEYSSLEHESVTGVIECLKIITREKSRRIAKFAFDYATKKGRSKVTAVHKANIMKLGDGLFLQSCAEVAQLYPKIKYENIIIDNCCMQLVQNPYQFDVLVMPNLYGNIIDNLAAGLVGGAGVVPGESYSAEYAVFETGARHPFAQAVGRNIANPTAMLLSAANMLRHLNLEYHSHMVSDAVKRVIKQGKVRTRDLGGYCTTGDFVHAVVENLRHRPVH; translated from the exons ATGGTGGTAAAGATGGCGGCTGCTCTGAGAGGAAGCTTAGTAACATTGTTCAAG GGCCTGGGTGGGCCGCGATGGCAGCAGCTGGCCTCTCGACCACTGAGCGTGTCGGCTGGTCTCTGCAGTCCAGAATCCCCTCCGGCTCGTGCTGATGCCATTTTTAAGGTCACCATGCTACCAGGGGATGGAGTTGGACCTGAACTCATGACTGCTGTCAAGGATGTCTTCAAG GCCGGCGACGTCCCGGTGGAATTTGAAGAGTTCCACCTGAGTGAAGTGCAGAACATGGCCAGTGAGGATAAACTGGAACAGGTGTTAACCTCCATGAAGACCAACAAAGTGGCCATTAAAG GAAAGATTCACACACCGATGGAGTTCAAAGGAGAGCTGGCTTCTTATGAGATGAGACTGAG ACGTAAACTGGACCTGTTTGCTAACGTGGTTCACGTGAACAGCCTGCCGGGCTACAACACTCGCCACAACAACCTGGACCTGGTCATCATTCGTGAACAGACTGAAGGGGAATACAGCTCCCTGGAGCACGAG AGTGTGACTGGTGTAATCGAATGCTTGAAGATCATCACCAGAGAGAAATCCCGGAGGATCGCAAAGTTTGCCTTTGATTACGCCACCAAGAAGGGTAGAAGCAAGGTCACCGCTGTCCACAAAGCCAACATCAT GAAACTGGGTGACGGCCTGTTTCTGCAGAGCTGTGCAGAGGTGGCACAGCTGTATCCCAAAATCAAATATGAGAACATAATCATTGATAACTGTTGCATGCAG CTGGTTCAAAACCCGTACCAGTTTGATGTGCTGGTGATGCCCAACCTGTATGGCAATATTATCGATAACCTGGCGGCAGGACTGGTGGGCGGAGCCGGAGTTGTCCCTGGAGAAAGCTACAGTGCAGAGTATGCTGTTTTTGAGACC GGTGCACGCCACCCTTTCGCACAAGCCGTAGGAAGGAACATTGCTAATCCCACAGCGATGCTGCTCAGTGCTGCCAACATGCTCAGACACCTCAA CCTGGAATATCACTCCCACATGGTGTCAGACGCTGTCAAGAGGGTCATCAAGCAGGGCAAG GTGCGGACACGAGACCTTGGCGGTTACTGTACCACGGGCGACTTTGTGCATGCTGTTGTGGAAAACCTGCGTCACCGACCCGTTCACTAA
- the idh3b gene encoding isocitrate dehydrogenase [NAD] subunit beta, mitochondrial isoform X2, with product MVVKMAAALRGSLVTLFKGLGGPRWQQLASRPLSVSAGLCSPESPPARADAIFKVTMLPGDGVGPELMTAVKDVFKAGDVPVEFEEFHLSEVQNMASEDKLEQVLTSMKTNKVAIKGKIHTPMEFKGELASYEMRLRRKLDLFANVVHVNSLPGYNTRHNNLDLVIIREQTEGEYSSLEHESVTGVIECLKIITREKSRRIAKFAFDYATKKGRSKVTAVHKANIMKLGDGLFLQSCAEVAQLYPKIKYENIIIDNCCMQLVQNPYQFDVLVMPNLYGNIIDNLAAGLVGGAGVVPGESYSAEYAVFETGARHPFAQAVGRNIANPTAMLLSAANMLRHLNLEYHSHMVSDAVKRVIKQGKVRTGDLGGYATSDEFTRAVIANLAV from the exons ATGGTGGTAAAGATGGCGGCTGCTCTGAGAGGAAGCTTAGTAACATTGTTCAAG GGCCTGGGTGGGCCGCGATGGCAGCAGCTGGCCTCTCGACCACTGAGCGTGTCGGCTGGTCTCTGCAGTCCAGAATCCCCTCCGGCTCGTGCTGATGCCATTTTTAAGGTCACCATGCTACCAGGGGATGGAGTTGGACCTGAACTCATGACTGCTGTCAAGGATGTCTTCAAG GCCGGCGACGTCCCGGTGGAATTTGAAGAGTTCCACCTGAGTGAAGTGCAGAACATGGCCAGTGAGGATAAACTGGAACAGGTGTTAACCTCCATGAAGACCAACAAAGTGGCCATTAAAG GAAAGATTCACACACCGATGGAGTTCAAAGGAGAGCTGGCTTCTTATGAGATGAGACTGAG ACGTAAACTGGACCTGTTTGCTAACGTGGTTCACGTGAACAGCCTGCCGGGCTACAACACTCGCCACAACAACCTGGACCTGGTCATCATTCGTGAACAGACTGAAGGGGAATACAGCTCCCTGGAGCACGAG AGTGTGACTGGTGTAATCGAATGCTTGAAGATCATCACCAGAGAGAAATCCCGGAGGATCGCAAAGTTTGCCTTTGATTACGCCACCAAGAAGGGTAGAAGCAAGGTCACCGCTGTCCACAAAGCCAACATCAT GAAACTGGGTGACGGCCTGTTTCTGCAGAGCTGTGCAGAGGTGGCACAGCTGTATCCCAAAATCAAATATGAGAACATAATCATTGATAACTGTTGCATGCAG CTGGTTCAAAACCCGTACCAGTTTGATGTGCTGGTGATGCCCAACCTGTATGGCAATATTATCGATAACCTGGCGGCAGGACTGGTGGGCGGAGCCGGAGTTGTCCCTGGAGAAAGCTACAGTGCAGAGTATGCTGTTTTTGAGACC GGTGCACGCCACCCTTTCGCACAAGCCGTAGGAAGGAACATTGCTAATCCCACAGCGATGCTGCTCAGTGCTGCCAACATGCTCAGACACCTCAA CCTGGAATATCACTCCCACATGGTGTCAGACGCTGTCAAGAGGGTCATCAAGCAGGGCAAG GTGCGCACTGGAGACTTGGGGGGCTATGCTACAAGTGACGAGTTCACCCGGGCTGTCATTGCTAACCTGGCAGTCTGA